In candidate division KSB1 bacterium, a single window of DNA contains:
- a CDS encoding sterol desaturase family protein, producing MAKRYVSNKETTPRLFSNELIEKLSHVHPTVPIMLFLPVISYFLFLAFNSGTIEAGLVTLLFLAGVLFWTLMEYVIHRYVFHYHPKSELGQQIHFLAHGIHHDYPKDPMRLVMPPAISIPLALIFYGFFWVLMGSSYTAPIYSGFVFGYLAYDMIHYATHHFSMKETEMGLWLKHYHSKHHYQDEKYGFGVSSPLWDYVFRTTRPPKAEEV from the coding sequence ATGGCGAAGCGTTACGTTAGTAACAAAGAAACGACGCCAAGACTTTTTTCAAATGAGTTGATAGAGAAATTGTCACATGTGCATCCGACGGTGCCCATCATGCTTTTTCTGCCGGTTATCTCTTATTTTTTGTTTTTGGCTTTTAACTCCGGTACCATTGAGGCCGGTTTGGTTACGCTGTTGTTCTTAGCAGGCGTTCTGTTCTGGACGTTAATGGAATATGTCATACACCGTTATGTTTTTCATTATCACCCCAAAAGTGAACTTGGTCAACAGATTCACTTTTTGGCACACGGCATCCACCACGATTACCCAAAAGACCCGATGCGGTTGGTGATGCCGCCTGCTATAAGTATTCCTCTTGCTCTAATCTTCTATGGATTTTTCTGGGTACTGATGGGAAGTTCTTATACCGCACCTATTTATTCAGGATTCGTTTTTGGCTATTTAGCTTATGACATGATTCATTACGCCACTCATCATTTTTCTATGAAGGAAACGGAGATGGGCTTGTGGTTGAAACACTACCACAGCAAACATCATTATCAGGATGAGAAGTACGGTTTTGGTGTGAGTTCGCCCTTGTGGGATTATGTTTTCAGGACGACAAGGCCACCGAAAGCGGAAGAAGTTTAA